One window of Pseudomonas sp. ML2-2023-3 genomic DNA carries:
- a CDS encoding integrase has product MNKKFSSSGILYAAKGLDMKNKPDVACASGKAPSNCFVLCRDGDGLATAVYGNNIWDFNPYRLSAVHICKVNFAKVFKGEGEHELRLIDEAKYIMYSLIYYGGGGRTGALSATTLGLYWVHVLRGALRFCYAQRAKPMVGIITLGELFTIPVYLAAFLRELNPSYHKVTSAFLSQMIGVGARHLGYEVVNPQALKIVRPKNKQHPVIPTRFYLQIINVTGALLDQIYPNIKELDTLICKFSDEHYGIGRGTQKSRGLGGKRHYRPDLHMAIKEHGLHDLFKGEFECQSRLVFQRIILKLQYVMKTVIQLYTGMREQEVMRMSYNCISEVSYRTPFQDPKRISTDLGQCVSVLSTTTKYSGYKMEGRWLAPKEVTRAVEGAQAICRGLATLYGIDVGDECPLFLSPSVIGFIRGAKKVAVANFVSEKTQLAGLSSMLITAEDLAELSLTDQSRDFWNEPAYQVGQPWPLTGHQYRRSLAFYGSSSGFVSLPTLRSQFKHLSLAMARYYANGFNKLRTMFGYYDQGRGEFVLPKNHIAYDYQMAIPMSVANQLIADLLHSDAPQFGGVGTYVEKQRGRVLSGEISVEELRADTQRRVKNGDISFRETLLGGCTKFGRCNSFLLGDFLSCLTCESAVIKLERIEVVISDSRSELLMYPQASGERQIVEKEIERLSDFLRLKTTERVGVELV; this is encoded by the coding sequence TTGAATAAGAAGTTTTCATCCTCGGGCATATTATACGCAGCCAAAGGCTTGGATATGAAGAACAAGCCTGATGTTGCATGCGCAAGCGGTAAGGCACCAAGTAATTGTTTTGTTTTATGTCGAGATGGTGACGGCCTGGCCACCGCCGTGTATGGAAATAATATTTGGGATTTTAATCCGTACAGGCTGTCGGCGGTTCATATATGCAAGGTAAATTTTGCCAAGGTTTTCAAGGGCGAAGGCGAACACGAATTGCGCTTAATAGATGAGGCGAAATATATAATGTACTCATTGATTTATTACGGCGGAGGTGGACGGACCGGGGCTTTGAGCGCTACTACTCTTGGTTTGTATTGGGTGCATGTGCTGCGGGGAGCGCTGCGGTTTTGCTATGCTCAGCGCGCTAAACCCATGGTAGGGATTATCACACTGGGCGAGTTGTTTACTATTCCAGTTTATCTTGCTGCATTCTTGCGCGAATTGAACCCGTCCTATCACAAAGTTACATCTGCATTTCTAAGTCAAATGATAGGTGTCGGGGCGCGGCATCTGGGTTATGAAGTTGTTAATCCTCAAGCTCTTAAAATCGTCCGGCCGAAGAATAAACAACACCCCGTTATTCCCACAAGATTTTACCTTCAGATTATAAACGTTACCGGCGCTTTGCTCGATCAGATTTATCCGAATATTAAAGAGCTCGATACATTGATTTGTAAATTCTCCGATGAACATTACGGCATTGGGAGAGGTACACAGAAATCAAGGGGCTTAGGTGGGAAAAGACACTATCGTCCAGATTTGCACATGGCTATCAAGGAGCATGGTTTGCACGATTTGTTCAAGGGGGAATTTGAGTGTCAATCTCGGTTGGTATTTCAAAGAATCATTTTGAAACTTCAGTATGTTATGAAAACTGTAATCCAGTTGTATACCGGCATGCGGGAGCAGGAAGTCATGCGCATGTCATATAATTGTATAAGTGAGGTATCGTATCGTACTCCGTTTCAAGACCCGAAGCGTATCAGTACCGATCTTGGGCAATGCGTGAGCGTACTGTCTACGACGACCAAGTATTCTGGATATAAAATGGAAGGAAGGTGGCTTGCCCCCAAGGAAGTCACAAGGGCTGTGGAAGGCGCACAGGCCATTTGCAGAGGGTTGGCGACCTTATATGGAATAGACGTTGGTGATGAATGCCCACTGTTTCTTAGTCCTTCGGTGATCGGATTTATAAGAGGGGCGAAAAAAGTAGCAGTTGCTAACTTTGTATCAGAAAAGACCCAGCTTGCTGGCTTATCTTCGATGCTTATTACCGCTGAGGATTTAGCTGAGCTCTCATTAACCGATCAGTCTCGTGACTTTTGGAATGAACCTGCTTACCAAGTTGGTCAGCCATGGCCGCTGACTGGACATCAATATAGACGCTCGCTAGCGTTTTATGGCAGTAGTAGCGGCTTCGTCTCTCTTCCAACGCTCAGATCTCAGTTTAAACATTTGTCTTTAGCAATGGCCCGATATTACGCTAACGGGTTTAATAAGTTGCGCACGATGTTCGGGTACTATGATCAAGGTAGAGGAGAGTTTGTCTTGCCGAAAAACCACATTGCATATGATTATCAGATGGCTATACCAATGTCAGTTGCTAATCAATTAATCGCAGACCTTCTGCATTCTGATGCCCCTCAGTTTGGCGGAGTCGGAACTTATGTGGAAAAGCAGCGTGGAAGAGTTCTCAGTGGTGAAATTAGTGTAGAGGAACTTCGAGCGGATACTCAGCGCAGAGTCAAGAACGGTGACATAAGCTTTCGCGAGACGCTCTTGGGTGGATGCACTAAGTTTGGTCGCTGCAATTCTTTTTTGCTCGGCGATTTTTTGAGTTGCCTAACGTGCGAGAGTGCGGTGATAAAGTTAGAAAGGATTGAAGTCGTGATATCGGATAGTCGTTCCGAATTGTTGATGTATCCACAGGCTTCTGGCGAGCGGCAGATAGTAGAGAAAGAAATTGAAAGACTATCCGACTTTTTGCGTCTAAAGACCACTGAGCGGGTTGGGGTAGAACTAGTATGA
- a CDS encoding helix-turn-helix domain-containing protein — MSDLAKALGKKVREARKAKGISQDGLALVCKVDRSYMGRIERGEANITVEKLYQIAESLGCDPRCLLPDSR; from the coding sequence ATGAGCGATTTGGCGAAGGCGTTAGGGAAAAAAGTGAGGGAAGCAAGGAAGGCAAAAGGCATATCCCAAGATGGGCTTGCACTTGTATGCAAAGTTGATCGCAGCTATATGGGCCGGATTGAGCGGGGCGAGGCAAACATTACGGTAGAGAAGCTCTATCAGATTGCGGAGAGTCTAGGGTGTGATCCCAGATGCTTGTTACCTGACAGCCGATAA